Part of the Bombyx mori chromosome 19, ASM3026992v2 genome is shown below.
GTTTCGCTGCTGATGCTGTCTGCGAAATAAAGCACAAAGCAtccttttcaaattcaaaaagcAGTTTTGATACATTTTACGGTTTTTGAAACGGTTTATCTCAGGCATATTTTCAATGTctcttttttttaggattgaaggattactggtcgCCCGGAGGCCCGgtggcctttccaatttcaccaggacaggtgggcgagcaaaggctcagtcagaaggggtgggatttgctaacagctgcctgagcgctTCCGAAGgtctaacaactcaaaagcagctgcttcgcggacGAATcgactaccggatcggaatcgcgacccgctgagaagatccctcgagaaactcagcgggctgatgcatgttTTTACTTTATCgtcaaaacataataaatagcaAATATGTGGCGTTTAAGGTGCTATGTAATTATTTGCATCATGCCTGTGTGTCACATACCTGTGGTATTTTAAATGGTCCATCTTGAACAACCTTAGGACTCTTTTGTTTGCCCGGAGTGGCCGGAGTCCTCGGTTGAGAGTCCAGATCGCTGCATGACTCTGCCTGATCATCATCactctaaaaaaaataattgtttgttactttcatttttctaaaacaatgtgtaattttttaatcttcttcttctttctttcctatcaccctctgctggggtgtagggctcgaatcaaattcttAAATTTACATCGGTCTTAGACAATCTGTTCTAGCTCCACCTACGTCATACCCAAGACGcccagctcctgctccaccgagcgacgccatcttgttctgggacggcctctgttccttttgccagacatttcccaggtcagtgctctcttggaTAGGTGGGTATTGggattttttaatagataaatgtaatttgttatgtaAAGAATTTGAGGGATAGGAACGGGAGGTAAGAAAAGCGATCACAGTCAACGCTGTAATAAGACACACGGTCACCCCAAGGACACTTGAACGACGAAGTCATCGGCGAGCACTATTTTAGGGAATTACGGTCAACGAACTGGGCCTCCTAGGCGGTTCCACTGATATTCCGAGGCACCCCATTGTACCAGAACGTGCCAGTTGAGTCTGGGCGCTATTCACTATCAACCggctaattaattttaatcctTGCGGCAATCGAAAGTGAACAGTGCTTTACGCGACTTCCGACATGACCGGCCGCCCTCAACCGGATTACCGAGGAAGGGCGTCTCTTACACACACGAGCTGGGGGTCAGTCCTCCTACCAGACTCGATAACTACTTCTATGTGAAGAAGAGCCTTTTTGTCATTGCGCCaaaattccaaggagtatccttACGGCCTTCCGCGAGTGTTGAGATTCTTGGTGTCGTTTTTggttttattcctacctattctagtatcCTCAAGgagttatactagattcacagaactaGAAAGTTTCATGTCCAGTATGGGAGTCATTTGGAGGACAAAACCAAGTGGGCCTCAATAAAGCTGAGAGCCCTCAATAGAGCGATGAGGAGCTTCACATCAGGACAAAGTCTTTTCTTTACAAAGTACAAACAAAGCACATGTTATATAACTATGATTTTCAAAAACACTGAAAATAGTGTGGTAGCCTTGAATGAGAAGAATCTCTTGGATGTTTAGAGACCaggaatgtaattttaatttttttacttttgattCTAATGATAAGGAAGCAAGCACCTACTTATTCacttacaataattttattttcaactaaAAATCAAGTAAACTCACCGGGATATCATCTGCTGTTGGTTGatattcatcatcatcttcatcttcAGGTAACTCTTGGGCTATCAGAGCTTTCACCTCAGGCCTTGTTTTGACAGGTATGTGTTTAATTGGACATAAATCAACTGGAATTTTCCAAGCGATTTTCGGTGATACTTTCATTAGCTCCCTAAgaaaagattatttatttttacttagtaATGATTTGTTACAAACAttgctaaataaatataataaataccgaCAGGATATTAGCACCGACCCGTCCTGACTTATATTCATCTAGTTTACCaacattcattttaattttacgagGATTAAAACTTGTAAactttgtaaaaaaattgtttgatgTATTGAAATGGTAAAAATGTGTATCCTACTAAAATAAATCACTACATTACCCAAATCACACAAACACTAGCAGACAGCACGAGacactgtaaccactcaccctcaggtgtatgcttgtctgcctagaGGGGTAGTAAACAGGGAAAAAATACTGGAGTGATAAATATTTACTTGGCCTTTGATCGAGTGATCTTAGTTGGCACTTCTCTTTCTTGAGTACCACTCTCCATCTCTTCTTCTTCACGTAGTTTGACATAAGCTAATACATGATCATTTTTTACAACTGTCTGAAATGAAAACCAAAATTCAATTAAAGTGTAtcttttttacttttactgAACTTAAGATGTTTATATCGTCGGCTTATTGCAAGAACTCATTAACTGCAAAAAATCACTAAATGCGTTTTTATCTATAATGGGCTCATTTTTGCATATTCtacaaaatgcaaaaacacgCTAATTTCTAGCTGGCCAATTTTAGCCGTTACGTCTTTGGTAGAAAATTGATAATTGCAACTTTGGAAGTCAGGCATTTACAAAGATTCACTAAGCAgcactagttatttttattaaatggataattatttgaaaacagcatacattacattacagaaCTCATTTTCAgcatctaattaattttatcaaaacaatGTAGTattatataacttaaaattgtatttcgataaaattcattatttacatttagttaGTTTCTGTAATGAATCATTTCATCAGAAATGCACAATAAGTAATCTTAATgatttttatcgatattaatataatataaatcataatattaagatttccataaaatcatttattctttttcattattttttccattttgttgatggcatgattttaataaattaacatcGATTAAAAGAACATAGTAACTTCTTGCAGGCTAAGTGGTACCTCGGTTGTAGTTTAGTGAGTTATATAGGGTTTGGTGAAATGCGACAAAACAGCTTGTCTAGGGAACACGGGGCATAAGACGAACCCGACGAACGCAGGGTGGGTTTACGCGGGACGAAAGAGTACTGCCTCGCTCGCTCAGTTTGCGGCGAGATACGTTGATTACCACACCTGTTATAGAAATTAATGATTTCTGACAAAATGCaacgaaataaatgtttcaaacaAGGACGAGGACGCAAGATGTTGGAGCAATTGAAGTTCCGAACAACCTTCGCACaacctattactggtggtaggacctcttgtgagtccgcacgggtaggtaccaccgccccgcctatttctgccgtgaagcagtaatgcgtttcggtttgaacggtggggcagccgttgtgactatactgagaccttagaacttgtatctcaaggtgtgtggcgcatttacgttgtagatgtctatgggctccagtaaccacttaacaccaggtgggctgcaaggccatccacacatctaagcaataaataaaaaacctagcaAGCAAACACCTGACCTACAATAGCATCATTCTTTCCACGAGTGTAGAAGACGTTAAATGATACACTAGAGAACGGGCAACATCGTTATCTGAGAATCATATCAGTGGACTACGATTGCCAACTTGTATTTACTGATAGGATGGTTGGTATGGCGTATGGAAAGCCCGTACAAGTTGGTACCACCATCGAAGCGAAGCAGCATACGGaacaatttagatttagatttcgggtctcaatatgggtggtggcattcacgttgagaTCTCTATGAGCTACAGTCATCACTGTAACACCAGAcaggcttttttatatttttttaggattgaaggattactggtggcccggaggcctttccagattcaccaggacatgtgggctatCAAAGGcccagccaagaggggtgggatttgctaacagctgcccgtgCGCCTCCGaaaaagacctaacaactcaagaacagctgcttcgcgaatgaatctactaccggatcggaatcgccacccgctgagaagacccggcgagaaactcagcgagctgatgcaaaaACGTAATCAGTTTCTGTTATGCTTAATGCTATACTTAGTTCAagttacccaccttgaggtgaTTGAACATAAGTATTTAGAATTGGGCCATACACATAATATGGAGGTCGATAATATGCATAGTTCTATCGAGAATCAAATGCGTCTTATGCCAATTTTTTCTATGATAGACCTCTGTAATGTTTTAAGATTGACTAGATCGAACAGAAAGCTAAACAAGAAAAAACAGGAAAGAAGCCGTATGAACCTATGAGCCACTCTGATATCTTGAACCTAAAAGAGTTGAGAAACAAATTAATGTATAATAAGTCAAACCGGCCTAACATTGTTCAATATAGGTATGACTACGTTTCCAATTTTAAGGACCTAGCCTGCAGAGCTACACcattggtataataatatacctgaTAAAGAAGGTCCAAATTATCTTAATGAAGAAGAAACCTCTGATACAGTTTTTTAACCtagctctttttttatttgttttatgtttttgtatggTATTTAAGCTCAGTtcctaattttcattaaaaaatacatgattGAATGGATACATGAGTGATTGACTAACAGggagaagaaaataatttttagtttattattgaagtcatcctggcctaaaagataagacggccgatgcattcgtatctagcgatgcatcggtgttcgaatcccgcaggcgggtaccaatttttctgatgaaatacgtacttaacaaaatatgtttacgatctacttccacggtgaaggaataatatcgtgtaataaaaatcaaactcgcataattataatttgcgtaattactggtggtaacacCTCTAGCgagtccgtacgggtgggtactacaaccccgcctatttcggccgagaagcagtaatacgtttcggctttaagggtggggcagccgttgtgaccatactgataccttagaacttacatctcaaggtgggtggcgcatttacgttgtagatgtctatgggctccagtgaccacttaacaccaggtgggctgtgaactcgtacacccatctgagcaataaaataaaaataatattatgtaaaactTTTGAGACTGCGAAGTTGTCGTGAGTACTTGGCAATATTAGCTATTGCAAGTTCTTACGTCAACtgttatgaaaaaaatgtttttgattattatgttattcttcgtttttgtttatttcaataaggtttgataagtattttgttgttttaagaaataatttaagaaataattaattcacataTAAAACCGACTTACAGTAGCAAGAAGTCATtaacttttagttttagtttatacataatatataatgttatataacTACCGACTCtcacttgttttaattaatatacatattaagcaatccaaaacattcaattttttttacagtagTTATGTATGAAGGATAATATGGGCTAATCAACATAACCACTAACTAATTCCAACTAAAATGCCGTTTTCCCAAAATATTGAATATGTCACATAATGACTTCTTGCAATAAGCCGACGATATATATTGACATTTAATAGGAGTAAGATGTTGACATTTAATAGGTTGAACATCAAGCGACCCACTAGTGGACCTAGCTTCCATTTGCGACCATTTGGGCCAAGCCAAAATCagggaatcagtaatttttatcaacttgagatttcattctaaaatttataaaatgagaTAGGTGTTGAGATAGAAACTACAAATTTACCATctagtttttaagatatttgaAAAGGCTATAATCTTGATAAAAACTACAACTGAGGAACTTGGTGAAAACCAATGTGCTTGCTCAGTTTGGCTAAAGAGCCACACGGCTCTCTTCCATACACGTTTTGTCTGATACTTGCAATCTGTGACTTGTAGGAAACGTTTACATTGGAACACATGGCTCACAGGTGACCCTCATTGCTGGAATGGTTCAGTAAGATAAGGTTCACCGGTGGCCACCAtggcctgaatgaaaatactcaATTTTTCAGGTGGTGTTCAACGTTCAAgagaaaaaacaatattattggtATGATGATTTTATACTGAAAATTGCCTTGTAGCCAATTTATGATATAGCTTCAAGATGTAggctataatgtgaaaaaatagTTTAAGTACAATTATGTGAAGTTTTTAATAACATTGTGATAGTTTATGGTATTTTATTAGAAGAGAACTTAATTGAGAGAATATTTAAATTGTCCTCTagacaaaacatttaaaatactaaCCTATACTACAcctaagtttttaaatttgatctaaatttgtatgcagtactcagccaaatattttttataactagtacttacttttataatttttctaaCACCAGTTTCATTCAAGTTGTTCTTGATGGCAGATGCATTTAGTATTTTTTCAGTTTGAAGAATATTTTCTGGAAGTTCATCAAGATCATCATCACTGCTGATGATGCTATCACTTTCACacctaaaatatactttatttaataataaaattctcaatttattaattcattacTAATTTATAATTCTTAAGCATGACAGTggtaataaaacacaatttaaaaaaaatcaatttacttTTCAATAAATTGATAACCAATAATCATGAAGACAAAGTGCTAACATGGTATTACTATTAATATATCTATGCTGTGCCACTAGTTttgtaaagaaaattatttcttaGATACTTAACGTTATGCTTACCAAAATTGGATTAAATAATCTGGAATGAACTCAGTGGTTTTTAGTAAACGTATTATTGTACATACCGTTTACGTTTTAATGAGACATTTCTGGACTTTTTTAATGAGTTGAGTTCCGATAACGTTGGAGAAGGGCATTTAACAGATTTATTAGCTTCCATTCTGTGTCCACTTTGCCGGCttagaatttttcaaataaacattgGCAAAATATTTATAGGTaggtaagtttattttattctggCTTAATCTATGgactcagtagtagtagtagttttatttttctaaatggaaaggcaaaggtatcataccattAAGCCTAATCTTATATAtttgttggagtttgaatataaatgtaatggcaggcaacacttcaCTCATTAttacagatttcgaatattagaataattttaaatgtttaaaaaatagatGATTGTCTTCTCGTAAGAAAAAGTTaggacttctcatctagacacggtcaAAGAAACATgtaagagttttataaaaaagataaagatattaattttataattgtgtAACAGTGTTCAAAttatctgcaatataattataatgaagcagtgtgtttttaaatagcccctcatcacctacagaacccaatcccctCAAAATCTTAAGCATccaacatattttataataaatatgatattatgaaatgaaatgaagttaattaatatatgaatcatagcatgaaatgaaatgatatgatatgggatatttttatgaaaaatgttaatatctatggagtgaaatgaaatgaagataattaatttgagatattaattaactggtatgaaattaaatgaatgagttgagattatatgggatgaaatattatctcagtaaaatggtggtcatttactgagattttttcagtggactttttaaaggatcctgagaagttacgtccagcggctttgtttcatttttccacttATGGACTCCGTGGTCgttaacatatatatatttttaagggatttatGACCTGGTGACTAAGACCTTTttagtcatgtcttattttaatttaagtatattcttatttttatgaaaaatgataatatggggtgaaatggtcatttactgagatatttcagtggactttttggcggatcccaagaagttacaTCCAGTGGCTTTGTATCAtattcccacatttgtgcactttcacagatattaaacagttaataaacgaccgttattacacatttaaacctgaagaaacactaaatagacaaaataaaacaaatcacacaacttcactcctcgtgttcccgcctAAAAGtctaaccatagattatacactagtCTAACATAGATAAGGCAGTGAGCttaaaggcttattacacttggctatCGACTGAAGCAAGTTAGAAGCTTCTGATTACACTGTTCTAAATTCTGTTACTGCATCACTTGTCAGTTTAAGCGCGACGAAGTAGGACGTGTCGTGTGTGTAAGAGGATGGCCCCAGTATTGTCTAGACAACAAAAAATTGGTCTCGGCGTAGCCCTCGCTGTCGGctcaattgaaacaaaaaaaaagaaaaagaagaatatgggtaaagaaatatttattgctgcGCGGAAAGTTAGCAAATATGAAGATTAGGAGTGATTTAGAACCAGCAGACTTCAGAAATTATCTATGAATGGATTCGAAATCGTTTGACCTAATATTAAACCTTGTGACACCGTTTATTCAAAAGCAGGATACTATCCTACGAGATAGCATAAGTTCAAAAGAAAGACTGgttgtaacattaagatttcttgcaacaggaaattcgtatcaagattaaaatttagttctttaATATCCCAACCCCTTGCTGACAAAAATTATCCCTGAAACATGTCgggctatttaattttataaatgtctGGGATATTAAATAAAGGTGACAGAAATAAATGCTTTTCATTCGgaagtaaaaaacaaactaaaatgtCCTTACGCTCGGAGACCTATTGGACGACTGAAAtcattaagtaaataaatacgattacaccttcctaaatgcgtttctaattaggcttttaaatgatttagtcagtcagaaaccatccttgctacTGAATTTAGTAGGCTAACTTACTAATATACATTAATAACAGCATTCATTACACTTCACTGAACTCAGTAGAGtctgaattcagtcgactaaatttagccaagtgtaataagccttttacCGCCTATCAATATtgtgagttttattttatttgattaactAGACACAACTAACAACAATGACTAATCTAATTATatctaataaatgaataaaaataatgaataaagttAGAATGTAAATCatttaaaacgaaaaattaAGTGCTACCGAATTCAAATTTCAGTTGACCGCTGTTTTATTAAGTGTATATCTATGGTGGACCAGTTATCGACATTAAAATCATAGGTACTAGACCTTGAGACAGATTAGATCACTAGACTAGACTAAGACATTTTGGGGACTTTTtcgcgggaacgcgaggagtgaagttgtgtgatgtgttttattttgtctatttaatgaattttaatgttgaaacaaagctgctggacgtaacttctcgggatcctccaaaaagtccactgaaaaaatctcagtaaatgaccaccattttactgagattttatttcatcctatatcatctcacctcatttcatttcgttttcatttgatTTTGTTGCACGGTTAAATTTGATcggattgggttctgtaggtgatgaggggctatataaaaaacactttttgttaaaatagttgtttggaatttttgttttagttttatattcaaataattgaattcttaatattaagaaaagAGAGAAAATTTAAGAAATGAAAGAATGAAAGTTTGTATGGATAATAAAAGGTTGTATGGATAATGTAAGGTTGCATGTgttacacgggggtggtgcggtcgatggcactgtacggggctcccgtgtggtgccacgccctgacccgcgacaacgttgcggcgttgcgacgtccgcagcgcgcgattgcggtcagggcggttcgtggataccgcaccgtctcgtttgaggcggcgtgcgtgctagctgggacgcctccctgggacctggaagcggaggcgctcgctgcggattacgcgtggcgatgcgatctccgctccaggggggagccgcgtcccggcgcggcggaagttcgagcgcggaagcttcaatctcggcgtgccgtgctcgaggcgtggtctcgccgcctggcggaccccgcctacgggcgacggaccgtcgaggcgatccgcccggtcctctcggaatgggtgaatcgcgaccgaggacgtctcaccttccgagcgacacaggtgctcacgggacacggctgtttcggtcgctacctgcacctcgtcgcccggagggagccgacgccgaagtgccaccactgcagtggctgcaacgaggacacggtggagcacacgctcgcgtactgcaccgctttcgcggagcagcgccgcgtcctcgttgcaaaaataggaccggacttgtcgcttccgaccgtcgtggctacgatgctcggcagcgacgagtcctggcaggcgatgctcgacttctgcgagtccaccatctcgcagaaggaggcggcggaacgggagagggagagctcttcttccctctcggcgccgtgccgccgccgtcgagccggggttcggaggagggcgtttgtccagctccagcccctatgaggaggcagtctcctcccggtgatggtcacggggcgacctaagggggttgaggctgcgccgcacgctaccgtcactctagcgcgctggcaccaggaggacgggacggcgcgtcggcggctgcggactgcgatgcggtccgcattttcgtcgtcgctgtcgtcgccgaacatactgttgaagagcaacccggtcggcggtgtatcgcgttccgacccggcaggctggttctggcccagcggggtatcccggaacaccagcggcaccgcccgggcggcctggtagggccgccgtaccgcggagaccgacgtcgttggtcgtcgactatcgcctcgacgacccgtcggtcgggcgtcctcggggtggcgccgcgtgtctggttgtagtgttgaccgcgggaacccccctactctgaacgggttctgaccccggacggagatcggacgtcgggtgtaagagtgcaggggagtcgtttagtgggtgggccctaaaatccttgggcccgcgatctgctctcaacacctgcagatcgttgagtctcacataccccgcgcgccccctaggcgcggggacctcgtaggaggttcggcccccggcccggaaaaaaaaaaaaaaaaaaaaggttgcatGTGTTATGTGAATTCAAGCGTTGAGTATGTTGAAGTTGTGTGAGGTTATTTGTTATGAGTTATGTTGTCGTTTGTTAGTGGACTTGAAGGTTGTTAAGGTTAAAGAAGTCGAGAGGAAAGATTAAGGTTAAAGAAGTCTAGAAGGAGTTTAAGGTTTGAAAAGGTCGAGAAGGAGTTTAAGGTTAAAGAGGTCGAGAAGGAGTTTAAGGTTAAAGAGGTCGAGAAGGAGTTTAAGGTTAAAGAGGTCGAGAAGGAGTTTAAGGTTAAAGAGGTCGAGAAGGAGTTGTACGGGAGTTGTTGTACTCTTGTACGGGAGTCCGTACGAGTaaataccaccgccctgcctatttctgtcgtgaagcagtaatgtgtttcagtttgaagggtatggccatagattatacacttaatatatttgggtatggcagccgttgtatgtaactatactgagaccttagaactcatatctcaagctgggtggcggcatttacgttgtagatgtctatgggctccggtaaccacttaacaccaggtgcgctgtgagctcgtccacccatctaagcaataaaaaaaaagtgattatcCAACAAATagagatataatttaaaaaagttactTCTGTAGTCTACAGAGGTATTTACACACCACAGAGGCATATGATATAAGATCtagtttgttaatttttattttcaaacacttataaatattgttttttttatgatatacaTTGATCATTGGTGTATTTGGAAGTGGTACTTGAAATAGATACAATTtcaagattaataataattttaataattcgaTTATCTACTTTTACATTTCTCATAAAATTCCGCAAGCAATTGTCTCATGTCTTCGTATTTTGATATTTCCTGTGCTTCTTGCAATGAGAGCCACTTCATATCTTGGTGTTCAGATGAAAGGGTGACTGTCTGTTCAGGATTTTTAAGCTTTGCCAACCAGTACACAACAGTTTTGGGTTCTCCGTTTACTTCataatttaaagttttgttTATGTCTTTGTAAATCTGAAAtgaagtttttaaaatgattgcctttttaatttaattaatggcGTTGGCAATAAGTATAACATCTATAAACTGGTTTGCaggtaaatttaaatattaggtGATATCAGGATATGATTACTCCTATTATCTGTTTTTTGATTCTCTTCTACAAATACTAATATGTTGAAAAGTTCATATGAACCAATTTCTTACATCTAAGTGATCTTCGCACAGACCGGCTTCTTCTTTTGTTTCTCTCAAAGCTGTCATCCAATCAGTTTCTCCAGGATCAACATGTCCTAGTAAATTTCATGTAATTAGTGCTGAGATTAACCAATGATGATAAATTCGGTTTTGTTATTATATCGGATATGTAttaaattcattcattttaCCTTTTGGTGGTGTCCAATGATGTTCTCCGTAGGATGTTTGCAGTAATAGGAATTGTATAATTTGATTATAATTTCTGAAAATAACCAAACCTGCGGCTCTTAAAGAAGACATaacttctattttattt
Proteins encoded:
- the LOC101741900 gene encoding bis(5'-nucleosyl)-tetraphosphatase [asymmetrical] gives rise to the protein MSSLRAAGLVIFRNYNQIIQFLLLQTSYGEHHWTPPKGHVDPGETDWMTALRETKEEAGLCEDHLDIYKDINKTLNYEVNGEPKTVVYWLAKLKNPEQTVTLSSEHQDMKWLSLQEAQEISKYEDMRQLLAEFYEKCKSR